The genome window ACCGCGGGGTTTTGAGAGCGATGACGATTACGATGAGAACTTGTAAAAGATTTCGGCTTTCTCCATGGGGGAGGAGAATAAGTTCTCATGGATTATCTTGCAAGTGAGTGAAAATGTTCATAACTCATTGTTTCAATTGCGATTACGAGCACGAGTACGAACACGAGCACGCACACGAAGAGAAACTGGATTAGGGACAACGCCCATGTCAGATTTTCCGTCTCTTGTATTTGCATCACGCTTGCCCTAGAATCGTCCCATGCGGCTCGCATGGGGCGCACCGCGAGAATTCTGTGATGTTTTCTCAAACCGCTTGTAGCATAGACAGGACCCGGCGGAATCCCGGAACAACACCGGTTCCGATGGGAAACCTGGACGTACGGAGCCGCACTTGAAAGCGGAGGAGCGGACAGATGAAGTCCTGATGGCGGAATTGAGCCGGGGCCGCGAAACGGCCTTGGCCGAATTGGTCCGCCGTTATCAGCATGACATCTACCGGTTCTGCCTGCATTATCTCAAGGATGCGGAAACCGCGCGGGAAATGGCGCAGGAGACGTTCATACGCGTCTACACGGCCAGCGGCCGGTTCGACGTGAACCGGAAGTTCAAGCCGTGGATACTGTGTATCGCGCGCAACTTGTGCCTCAACGAGTTGAAGAAGAAACGGGCGTTGTCCATGGAAACGCTCGAGGATTACGCCAGTGTGTCGCGCGAGGAATCGGGCGAGATCGTGCGTTATTCCGGTTCCGGTCCGGACGAGGTTCTGATGGCCCGCGAGCGTCTGGAACTCCTCGAACGCGCCCTGAACACTCTTGGCGAAGAGGCCCGTGAATTGATCGTGTTGCGCTTTTTCGAGCGGCTGCCCGCCAAGGAAATCGCCGAAGTGATGGGCGGCACCGACGGCGCTGTGCGAACGAAACTGCATCGTGTACTCGTGGCGTTGCGGGAACAATACGCCATATGCAAGGACGACTTGTGAACGAACCGGCTTGTGAAAAATACCAGGACAGTCTGCTGGGATTGATTGAAAACGCGCTCGAACCGTCCGCCGAGGCGGATCTACGGGAACATCTCGACCGCTGCCCCGCCTGCGCCGACGAATACCGTTGGCTACGCGCCGCCTGCGCCGATTTGGAAGCCTTGGGCGACGAATGGCGGCGCCAGGCGCCTCCCGTTG of Candidatus Hydrogenedentota bacterium contains these proteins:
- a CDS encoding sigma-70 family RNA polymerase sigma factor, translating into MKAEERTDEVLMAELSRGRETALAELVRRYQHDIYRFCLHYLKDAETAREMAQETFIRVYTASGRFDVNRKFKPWILCIARNLCLNELKKKRALSMETLEDYASVSREESGEIVRYSGSGPDEVLMARERLELLERALNTLGEEARELIVLRFFERLPAKEIAEVMGGTDGAVRTKLHRVLVALREQYAICKDDL